The window CCTCTCTTCAGCAGCCCTCCTTATCTCCATTTATGAAAAACATCCTATCTCACTGATTATGTTTTTCTTTAAACGGGATGTCCTCGGTCGTCTTCTCGTTTTCTTCCCAACGATCTTGCTCTCGAAAATAGTGTGTAAAAGAATACGATGTCTAATTAAGGGTGCAGTCAGTTTTGCTTTCTGTTGACCTATTACGAGTACATTCAGTAATTCtttcttttcttcaatttcttgtagAATTATCTCATACGTATTTTGTGTAATTGTCCTTCACAACCATATTTCCGTAACTTCGGGGCGAGCATTCCTGCTTTGCTAACATGTAGGTGTTACGGCATTATGTGAGAACACTAGATGTGGTAGTCTTTACAGACATTATCTTAGCGTGGAACCAGATGTGATtgttaaatataatttttattctagaaggCGCTTTTGGGCGGTAGCATTCTTCTCTTGTTTTCCTTGAGACGTGTATTGTTTTCCTGCATGTTACTACAGAAGTAGCGAAGTGCCAACTAAAAGTAAAGAAGTTTAAGATGAAGCAGCTGAACTATTGGAACCTAAAAAAGCTGAACGAATCAAACACACAGCCTGACCACGTGACGAACATAGAAGGAAACTTCAAGGAGGCACTGGCGTCAAAGAACAAACGGAATGGCCTTGAAAGAGCCGTGTTAAATACAACATAAAATGTACTAGGActggaaaaaaaacataaaaagaagCAGCTATAGGTAATAGATGATACAATGGAATtcgtaaagaaacaaataaaccGAAAAATGTCGAAAGTCAACATGAATTTAGGAAAATTAGGGGACAGATGATATTCAACAGAAGTGACGCGCTAacgcaaaaattaaaataatgtaccATAGACATCGTACACAGATAATAATCAACAACTGTATGAGGAACAGAACAAGAAGCACATCGAATTGAAATGACAAAAGTAAACTGGTAACAGAAGCATAAAATAGGTAAGAAGAGGCTTGATAACTGCACAGAAAAAGTGTGACGAATTGAAAATGACGACACAGTTTTAGAAGATTATAGGCGAGATTCAACACTTCTTTCTGAATTTCGAGACGGTTTGCACGATCTATGAAGGAATAAATGCTCAGATACTGATGAAATGACAGGTCAGTTTTGGCAACATGAGCCAAAGAGCGGAACAAGAACTGTCCAAGCTCATGGTGCAATGTTTCAAAATCTGAAAGTTAAATCAGGTTTTTAAAAGGACATAATTTTTGCGCATCCAAAGAACTAAACTGCGAAGGGATGTAAAAGTGCGGTACAGCCAGCACAGTATCACATTCATCAGAAATGTGACAGTACttggtaaaaaaaaggaaaagaaataaaaaatagattaGGAGAAGACTAGTTTCGTTTCAGCAGTGCCTTGCAAGCAGAGAGttgccactgagtttcttttgccaGGAAATCACAGCATGACAAACGTTCGTAGACGCTCCGAGAATGGGTACAGAGGGCTGGCACACTGAATTCTAGGGAGAAGTGTCTGTCATCGTCACGAAAAGGTCGCGCGAAACTGTCCGACGTTCCGCGTGCCGGccgcccgcacacagctgtgactcctgcagtgctggaacgtgcggacagtttATTTCGAAGTGCTCGGCGGATCACGGTCAAATGCTTCGCTGCACAAGCGGAGGGCTCTGCGGGCAGTAGTGGCACAGGCGTCCATCAGCTGGGGCCCTGTAGCATGTGCGCCCGCGGGGTTCCTGGCTATCTGATAAAAGgacatgaagagcaacgaaggaccgtctgtgctGAATTACTTGCCCGTTACGAGACTGATCGGGGCATATTTTGCCAAATGTCGTCACAGGCGGTGAAACATGAGTTGACCCCTTTGAACcgtaaacaaaacggcaatccacggcGTGGCGTCACACTGTCTCTCCTCCGACGAAAAAGTTCACAGCGCCATTCTCggtcggtaaagtcatggcgacggtcttctaggATTCGGAACTGGTTATTCTTTCTGAAGGAAAGAATCCCGTAGCTGGAATACATACAGATGCAGTGGGCCGCGGTGAGCACCCAGGACTTGCCTCATAGTGCGACGATCAAGTCCGAAGAGTATTCTCTTACCCTCAGGAAATTAAATAAATGGCTTCACCGCGTTCATcagcacaaaaatggaaacgaattTCTCATTCTGCATGACAACGTAAGGACTCAGCCAAGTCTTCgctacaaaattttattgaaaggtTCTTCCTCGTCCACTCTACAGCTCGGATCTTCCACCTCGCGACTTCCATCAGCTTGGCCCAAGGGgttggatgatggggagattattgatgcagcaagaagttggctccgTTATCGACCATTAGAGTGTTACCTTGCGCGAGTACAGGTCCTCGCAGTAATGTGGcctaaggccgtcgtattgaacggagtTTACActgaaaaatagggctttgtagctCAAAGAGcgtggaataatatggtgtactggaatccagaataaaaacaacatgctttcagaaaaactatatgctgcattacttattgaatgcacctCTTAGTATAAAGAAATACCGAAATACAATACCAGCGCAAACAACAATGTAAGAAATGGATGTTTTTTCCTTGTGAATTGACGTTATCTATCCAACTGTTTACCATTCTAATCGATAAGCTATATACAGATAATTCCGTTACTCCATACCTTGGCCTTCTTTCCCAGCCGAAACTCTCCCCGTATTTTCAAGATCGCCACGTCGCAGTCGTACGCCAGCATGTTGTATCTCTCGTGTACCTTTTTCTCTATGACGTCGTATAGCCTGCCTGCTCTCAAGTTGGCGGTGCCGGCGCGAATCTGATAACTGTTTATCACGTAGATGCAGTGGGCCGCGGTGAGCACCCAGGACTTGCTGATGATGGAACCACCACAGAAGTGTCTGCCTCCTGTCTGGACGGACACCTGCCACGGCACGAGTTCGATCGACACGTTGGTGCCGCCGACTATGTGCGGGACCTGAGCTGATGTCGACGTCGCGCTGACAAGTGCCAGCACCGCCACTAGAGGCGCCAGCATCGCGCTGACTCCTGCGCGGCCCGTCTGGCTACCGCCGTAGAACGTGAACTGAGTCCAAGCAGTCCCTCCGCTATCTCTCAAGCGAAGGAAAATGTGGCTTCATAGCTGATATTATTACTGCAATAAAGAAGGCGAACTACACATAACATCTGGTGCTTGAGTTCCACATTCAAAACGAATTTTTTGAGAACATAATCGTTCCAGCACTGACATTACACTCAGGGGCGAAAGCCAGTTGCGTAGTCTGCTTTCTTAAGGGGACTAGTACGTGAATatgtcaaaaaatcgattttttaatttttgtcctgAGAAATTCTGTACTGAATAAAGAGGAATTTAAATATGTCTCAACACGTGATAAAGCTCCAATGTTACTCATACAGCTGTGCTAAAAACAGGATTGTGTTCTCACTTTCTTGGTTTTTTTGTGACTTTTTAGTGACTTGTACGGGAACAGATACCAAAATCTTTTCTGGTAGCACTAACTACTTTGAAAAATAGGTGTGCTGGTGTAATATTTAtagctttacagccatcatattcagctacaagaagctcttcttggaacagttgagaaggcagcagtgggaagatgacttAATGTGTTCTGAGGAAACGGTGACAGATGGTGTATTTTGTGCGTCTATCGTGAGAAAGATCGCCTAAATTATCTTCCTCCTCCACAATtagtggctgctgtgttcggaggtaTCGCGCCAAAATGATAAAATTATGTAActaacattataaaaactaaacaatgAATTTACTTACATTTCATGTAAAAGCATCTGTCAGTAGCATGATATCATTCCATTATTACAAAAGCGTCAATTACCAGCAGTATAACAAAAAAAAGCTAGACGAGAAGCCAGACGAAGCATTtcgatcttcggatcgcgcctaaataggatggcgggcgaagtggttcggctctgAAATCAGAGCTCTATCGGCAGTCTCGGCGGAATTACATGTGTACCGTGGTCGGTATCAGCTATGGCTTAATTAACGATCTCTGGTTTGTAAATAAAAGAGCTGGTTtggcagtctcggaggacagacaaGCCGCGGTCGGTATCAATCATTAATTATATAGCAATCTCTGGTTTGAAAATGTGATAGTTTGATAGGTAGACTCTGAGGACAGATATGATGTCGGCCGCGGTCGATAGTGGTTAAGAACATAATCAGGAATCTTTGGTTTTTGGATATGTAATTGAGAACTGGTTTCATAGTAATTCTGCAAACCTGCAGTTCGTTATTCTGTTCATTTTCTGTGAAAGTGTGAAGCATGGAAATTACTTGGGATACATAAAATGGACTATAATCGTCCAGTTTCTCGTATTCTTCTAATAAAAAGCGAGTAGCACCCAgtttaaacaaattaaaaatttaattatttttataatacCAATTCCTTATTAATAGTTTATTACTGCTTCAAGATACAGGACCCGCAACCTGCCTGCTGTTTTCTGCTCAGGGGACAACGACTATAGAAGACCGCAGGTTGGCGAACAATATTCataacttatgcattccactcagggcggtagAAGCAACTAGGCACCTAGCGTGTACTGTAATCTTAGTATAAATGAGATCAGCGATAtatctgttgtgttggctgaatagccaacaccgtgttactagaggaggccgaaatgcacgcgttttagctcacgcaggctggcgtgaggagggaagaactatactgtcgtgaggtctggaacatgacaaggaattagaattcagaaagcggacgtagctagtttgatacttaactttaatccattaatgatgaacgtcgctcttgacggtacatgattcacaacattgtCTGCTTAGAATTCATTCTAACTACTGaatttg is drawn from Schistocerca gregaria isolate iqSchGreg1 chromosome 3, iqSchGreg1.2, whole genome shotgun sequence and contains these coding sequences:
- the LOC126355893 gene encoding trypsin alpha-3-like isoform X2, with amino-acid sequence MLAPLVAVLALVSATSTSAQVPHIVGGTNVSIELVPWQVSVQTGGRHFCGGSIISKSWVLTAAHCIYVINSYQIRAGTANLRAGRLYDVIEKKVHERYNMLAYDCDVAILKIRGEFRLGKKAKIVPLATSRPQAGASVMVSGWGATVEGGSMTNFLRATTVQVVPLNKCRSCYFSEALTSNMVCAAVPFGGKDACQGDSGGPLVYGKNLVGVVSFGKGCARPYYPGVYADVVSLRKWITQKARIK